A section of the Salvelinus fontinalis isolate EN_2023a chromosome 33, ASM2944872v1, whole genome shotgun sequence genome encodes:
- the LOC129832289 gene encoding adapter molecule crk-like codes for MAGNFDAEDRASWYWGRLSRQEAVSLLQGQRHGVFLVRDSITSPGDYVLSVSENSKVSHYIINSISNNRQSGAGLTPPQFRIGDQEFDALHSLLEFYKIHYLDTTTLIEPINKAKHSFLVSAGAGGPPQRLEDEFVRAVFDFPGNDDEDLPFRKGDILRVLEKPEEQWWNAQNLEGRAGMIPVPYVERYRPASPTSGGPGAGGPGGVGSVDGSSVQGPPLLDPSQYAQPTPLPNLQNGPVFARAIQKRVPNAYDKTALALEVGDMVKVTKINVNGQWEGECKGKRGHFPFTHVKLLDHNNPEDEVS; via the exons ATGGCCGGAAATTTTGACGCAGAGGACCGTGCAAGTTGGTACTGGGGAAGATTAAGTAGACAGGAGGCAGTTTCACTTTTACAAGGACAGAGACACGGAGTGTTTTTGGTGAGAGACTCAATTACAAGTCCAGGCGACTACGTCCTGTCCGTTTCAGAGAATTCCAAAGTCTCGCATTACATAATCAACAGCATCAGCAACAACCGGCAGTCTGGCGCAG GCCTAACGCCTCCACAGTTCCGCATAGGGGACCAGGAGTTTGATGCCCTCCATTCCCTGCTAGAGTTCTACAAGATCCACTACCTGGACACCACCACTCTCATAGAGCCCATCAACAAGGCCAAACACTCTTTCTTGGTCAGCGCAGGTGCTGGAGGCCCGCCGCAGCGGCTGGAAGACGAGTTTGTCCGTGCCGTCTTTGATTTCCCAGGCAACGACGATGAGGACCTTCCTTTCAGAAAGGGTGACATCCTGCGGGTTCTGGAGAAGCCTGAGGAGCAGTGGTGGAATGCCCAGAATTTAGAGGGGCGTGCCGGGATGATACCTGTGCCCTACGTGGAGAGGTACCGACCGGCCTCTCCCACCTCGGGGGGCCCTGGAGCAGGGGGTCCCGGTGGGGTGGGCTCGGTAGATGGCTCCAGTGTTCAGGGCCCTCCTCTGCTAGACCCGAGCCAGTATGCCCAGCCCACACCTCTGCCCAACCTGCAGAACGGACCCGTCTTTGCCAGGGCCATCCAGAAGAGGGTGCCCAATGCCTACGACAAGACCGCCCTTGCCTTAGAG GTGGGCGACATGGTGAAGGTGACAAAGATCAACGTGAACGGCCAGTGGGAGGGCGAGTGCAAGGGCAAGCGCGGCCACTTCCCCTTCACCCACGTTAAGCTGCTGGACCATAATAACCCCGAGGACGAGGTGAGCTGA